From a single Sparus aurata chromosome 13, fSpaAur1.1, whole genome shotgun sequence genomic region:
- the heatr6 gene encoding HEAT repeat-containing protein 6 isoform X1 produces the protein MAAQTGLSAPALVSRSDVPAFRPVALSAEAPPFAPLGTDGWRLGSPSDAEKQFSRCAARLRALRADSGQLREELNLLFDQLLSENYNRAFEPNINVRPEEVCSLLRHTSGLVPLSQEHLVVKLCQLVHHLLNQLKVIMDEKTLDVLVNYTAGALKACSLWTHSDVLLALSTIVYGNGPQCHQHLSHLLGEDGVLLMYSSPTQPNMELRRVALTCMANICLRMPGQPPLDDQYRSVSFSVFLKTLQSSKPPNTDELFYCMVVQAALKGLQCCLSGGKWKFGGAEELGSVLASLKRLMFQGAPGVNVEWPAVLYPAPLPQYEGLSAPKPAEAPKPSETQRDATGSGKNSGNKKRKSRGKGKKTSTEESRGDDGEENDREAVPVLQKGGGRDEVQVEAESLSKFSAPSLYPSWKRTSSDSEFSDPEGSAQCKLRLYHGRVRQGALHCLLAVAKGVEKRTLYGYWSSFIPDSPPIGGPPPLTLLTIILKDPSPKVRACALQVLSAMLDGSRQFLAVAEDTASPRTSYTPFSFLLATAVRELHRALSLALLAETSPQTLTQVIKCLAYLVANAPYHRLRPGLLSPLWKQMRPYVRHRDVNVRVSVLTLYGALVTTQAPLPEVQLLLQQPEGSSSGGSFTPKDSALSWRQRDGVSSPSRTPLTPSPRGPRTPAEEASSPPWLLQLCVSLVTQPREDQSDSDGAGTGGGLALEPSPVRLEALQVMSHLVRGYFSRAQACLCEIGQVSARCLGETDPSIQLHGAKLLEELGTGIIQQYRAENNVPESSRVPMSQVVLFWSEVLSGPLNRALQNEQHPTLQTSACDTLSSILPQAFAQLPDKTQLMCITVLLGLTYSENYLVKTAAVRALGVYILFPCLREDVMFVADTANTILAALDDRSPNVRAKAAWSLGNLTDTLIVNMESVGVDFQEELSDMLLLKMLQAATRASADKDRVKSNAVRALGNLLHFLRQSQLSRAVFQRPLEDAVRALVKTVQSEATMKVRWNACYALGNAFRNPALSLDSATWSGDAFSSLCHVVTSCKNFKVRIKSAAALAVPSSRGCYGDMERFSCVWRSLATALENSEDTNDFLEYRYSASLRHTLSKALLHLLSVSQQQDMPALGASLDGEEGRAIKEHLIKYVRAEEGGEGEQGEKEAGGDSSTPQQRVGGLQQTLIRLKELKAEAEEERGKEVVVQFLEDLLKSCEEP, from the exons ATGGCGGCTCAAACCGGGTTGTCAGCTCCGGCCCTTGTGAGCCGTAGCGATGTCCCTGCTTTCCGTCCGGTGGCTCTGTCCGCGGAGGCCCCCCCGTTCGCTCCGCTCGGGACGGACGGTTGGCGGCTCGGCTCACCGTCCGACGCCGAGAAACAGTTCTCCCGCTGCGCAGCGAGACTCAGAGCCCTGAGAGCAGACTCGGGCCAACTGAGAGAGGAGCTCAACCTGCTGTTTGACCAACTCCTGTCCGAAAACTACAACCGAGCCTTTGAGCCCAACATCAACGTCCGACCGGAG GAGGTGTGCAGTCTGCTGAGACACACTAGCGGCCTTGTGCCGCTGAGTCAAGAACATTTAGTGGTCAAGCTGTGCCAGCTTGTACATCATCTACTCAATCAGCTCAAG GTAATAATGGATGAGAAGACATTGGATGTGTTGGTGAACTATACTGCCGGTGCACTCAAAGCGTGCAGTTTGTGGACGCACTCAGATGTCCTCCTGGCACTCTCCACTATAGTGTACGGCAATGGGCCTCAGTGCCACCAG CACCTCAGCCACTTGCTGGGTGAAGACGGAGTCCTACTGATGTACAGTTCTCCAACTCAGCCAAATATGGAGCTCCGTCGTGTTGCCCTAACCTGTATGGCCAACATCTGTCTCAG GATGCCTGGTCAGCCACCTTTGGATGATCAGTACAGAAGTGTATCTTTCAGCGTCTTCCTGAAAACACTGCAGTCATCAAAACCTCCCAACACTGATGAGCTCTTCTACTGCATG GTGGTCCAGGCAGCACTGAAGGGGCTGCAGTGTTGTCTCTCAGGTGGGAAGTGGAAATTTGGTGGAGCAGAGGAGCTTGGGTCTGTTCTGGCCTCacttaag AGGCTCATGTTCCAGGGAGCTCCAGGTGTGAACGTCGAGTGGCCGGCTGTGCTTTACCCGGCTCCTCTTCCTCAGTACGAGGGTCTCTCCGCACCAAAACCAGCTGAAGCACCAAAACCCTCTGAGACACAAAGAGATGCCACTGGTTCAGGCAAAAACTCAGGG AATAAAAAGAGGAAATCCAGAGGGAAGGGGAAGAAGACGAGCACTGAGGAGAGCAGGGGGGATGATGGAGAGGAAAACGACAGAGAAGCAGTGCCTGTACTCCAGAAAGGAGGGGGAAGAGATGAAGTCCAGGTGGAGGCAGAGTCCTTGTCCAAATTCTCTGCTCCATCTCTCTACCCCTCCTGGAAAAGAACCAGTTCTGACTCTGAGTTTTCGGACCCAGAAGGCAGCGCGCAGTGCAAATTAAG GCTTTACCATGGTCGTGTGCGTCAGGGAGCACTGCACTGTCTGCTAGCAGTGGCCAAAGGTGTAGAGAAGAGGACTCTGTATGGGTACTGGTCCTCCTTCATCCCTGACTCTCCTCCTATTGGGGGACCGCCGCCTCTCACTCTCCTGACAATCATACTGAAAGACCCCTCACCAAAG gtgcgtgcgtgtgcgcttCAGGTGTTGTCGGCCATGCTGGACGGCTCCCGTCAGTTCCTGGCTGTAGCCGAGGACACAGCGTCTCCTCGTACATCTTACACCCCTTTCTCCTTCTTGCTCGCCACTGCTGTCAGAGAGCTGCACCGCGCTCTCAGTCTGGCTCTGCTGGCTGAGACCTCCCCtcagacactcacacaggtCATAAAG TGTCTGGCCTACCTGGTGGCAAACGCTCCCTACCACCGTCTCAGACCTGGCCTGCTCAGCCCACTCTGGAAGCAGATGCGTCCCTATGTGCGCCACAGAG ATGTGAACGTTCGTGTGTCAGTCCTGACTCTTTATGGGGCTCTGGTGACGACTCAGGCTCCTCTCCCCGAggtgcagctcctcctccaacagccagagggcagcagcagcggcggctcATTCACGCCGAAGGACTCGGCCCTCAGCTGGAGACAAAGAGACGGTGTGTCCTCGCCCTCTCGCACGCCACTCACACCCTCCCCCCGCGGCCCCCGCACACCGGCAGAGGAGGCCAGTTCCCCGCCGTGgttgctgcagctgtgtgtgtcactgGTGACTCAGCCTAGAGAGGACCAATCAGACAGTGATGGGGCGGGGACAGGAGGAGGCCTTGCTTTAGAGCCATCCCCTGTTCGACTAGAGGCTTTACAG GTCATGTCCCACCTGGTGCGTGGCTACTTCTCTCGCGCCCAAGCATGTCTGTGTGAGATTGGGCAGGTGAGCGCTCGTTGCCTTGGGGAGACTGACCCCTCCATACAACTGCACGGAGCAAAG ttactGGAGGAGTTGGGGACAGGAATAATCCAGCAGTACAGAGCGGAGAACAACGTGCCCGAGAGCTCGAGGGTCCCCATGAGCCAA GTGGTGCTGTTTTGGTCAGAGGTCTTGAGTGGTCCTCTGAACCGAGCGCTGCAGAACGAACAGCATCCAACGCTGCAGACGAGCGCCTGCGACACGCTGTCCTCCATCCTGCCGCAGGCCTTCGCACAGCTGCCG gaCAAAACTCAGCTGATGTGCATCACCGTGCTGCTGGGGCTGACCTACAGTGAAAACTATCTGGTGAAGACCGCAGCCGTCAGAGCTTTGGGAGTCTACATACTGTTCCCCTGTCTGAGAGAG GATGTGATGTTTGTGGCGGACACGGCCAACACCATCCTTGCTGCACTTGATGATCGATCTCCAAACGTCCGCGCCAAGGCAGCCTGGTCCCTGGGCAACCTCACAGACACGCTTATCGTTAATAT GGAGAGTGTTGGTGTAGACTTCCAAGAAGAGTTATCGGACATGCTGCTGCTCAAGATGTTGCAGGCAGCCACCCGAGCGTCGGCCGACAAAGACCGA GTGAAGTCTAACGCGGTGCGAGCACTCGGGAATCTGCTTCATTTCCTGCGTCAGAGTCAGCTGAGCCGGGCTGTGTTCCAACGCCCACTGGAAGACGCGGTCCGTGCTCTGGTTAAGACTGTCCAATCAGAAGCCACTATGAAGGTCCGCTGGAATGCCTGTTACGCATTGGGAAATGCTTTCAGAAACCCCGCCTTGTCACTTG ATTCAGCCACGTGGTCTGGTGATGcattctcctccctctgccatGTTGTCACTTCCTGTAAGAACTTCAAGGTGCGGATCAAGTCTGCCGCCGCCCTGGCAGTCCCCAGCAGCCGTGGCTGCTACGGGGACATGGAGCGGTTCAGCTGCGTGTGGCGTTCGCTGGCTACAGCACTGGAGAACAGCGAAGACACAAACGACTTCTTGGAGTACCGCTACAGCGCCAGCCTGCGACACACGCTCTCAAAAGCTCTCCTGCACCTGCTCAGCGTCAGCCAGCAGCAGGACATGCCCGCCCTTGGGGCGTCGCTGGacggggaggaggggagggccATCAAAGAGCATTTGATCAAATATGTCAGAgcggaggaaggaggagaaggggagcagggagagaaagaagcagGGGGGGACAGTTCTACTCCTCAGCAGAGAGTTGGAGGTCTGCAGCAGACGCTGATTAGACTGAAGGAGCTGAAGGctgaagcagaggaggagaggggtaAAGAGGTGGTGGTTCAGTTTCTGGAGGATTTGCTGAAGTCCTGTGAAGAGCCATAA
- the heatr6 gene encoding HEAT repeat-containing protein 6 isoform X2, translating to MDEKTLDVLVNYTAGALKACSLWTHSDVLLALSTIVYGNGPQCHQHLSHLLGEDGVLLMYSSPTQPNMELRRVALTCMANICLRMPGQPPLDDQYRSVSFSVFLKTLQSSKPPNTDELFYCMVVQAALKGLQCCLSGGKWKFGGAEELGSVLASLKRLMFQGAPGVNVEWPAVLYPAPLPQYEGLSAPKPAEAPKPSETQRDATGSGKNSGNKKRKSRGKGKKTSTEESRGDDGEENDREAVPVLQKGGGRDEVQVEAESLSKFSAPSLYPSWKRTSSDSEFSDPEGSAQCKLRLYHGRVRQGALHCLLAVAKGVEKRTLYGYWSSFIPDSPPIGGPPPLTLLTIILKDPSPKVRACALQVLSAMLDGSRQFLAVAEDTASPRTSYTPFSFLLATAVRELHRALSLALLAETSPQTLTQVIKCLAYLVANAPYHRLRPGLLSPLWKQMRPYVRHRDVNVRVSVLTLYGALVTTQAPLPEVQLLLQQPEGSSSGGSFTPKDSALSWRQRDGVSSPSRTPLTPSPRGPRTPAEEASSPPWLLQLCVSLVTQPREDQSDSDGAGTGGGLALEPSPVRLEALQVMSHLVRGYFSRAQACLCEIGQVSARCLGETDPSIQLHGAKLLEELGTGIIQQYRAENNVPESSRVPMSQVVLFWSEVLSGPLNRALQNEQHPTLQTSACDTLSSILPQAFAQLPDKTQLMCITVLLGLTYSENYLVKTAAVRALGVYILFPCLREDVMFVADTANTILAALDDRSPNVRAKAAWSLGNLTDTLIVNMESVGVDFQEELSDMLLLKMLQAATRASADKDRVKSNAVRALGNLLHFLRQSQLSRAVFQRPLEDAVRALVKTVQSEATMKVRWNACYALGNAFRNPALSLDSATWSGDAFSSLCHVVTSCKNFKVRIKSAAALAVPSSRGCYGDMERFSCVWRSLATALENSEDTNDFLEYRYSASLRHTLSKALLHLLSVSQQQDMPALGASLDGEEGRAIKEHLIKYVRAEEGGEGEQGEKEAGGDSSTPQQRVGGLQQTLIRLKELKAEAEEERGKEVVVQFLEDLLKSCEEP from the exons ATGGATGAGAAGACATTGGATGTGTTGGTGAACTATACTGCCGGTGCACTCAAAGCGTGCAGTTTGTGGACGCACTCAGATGTCCTCCTGGCACTCTCCACTATAGTGTACGGCAATGGGCCTCAGTGCCACCAG CACCTCAGCCACTTGCTGGGTGAAGACGGAGTCCTACTGATGTACAGTTCTCCAACTCAGCCAAATATGGAGCTCCGTCGTGTTGCCCTAACCTGTATGGCCAACATCTGTCTCAG GATGCCTGGTCAGCCACCTTTGGATGATCAGTACAGAAGTGTATCTTTCAGCGTCTTCCTGAAAACACTGCAGTCATCAAAACCTCCCAACACTGATGAGCTCTTCTACTGCATG GTGGTCCAGGCAGCACTGAAGGGGCTGCAGTGTTGTCTCTCAGGTGGGAAGTGGAAATTTGGTGGAGCAGAGGAGCTTGGGTCTGTTCTGGCCTCacttaag AGGCTCATGTTCCAGGGAGCTCCAGGTGTGAACGTCGAGTGGCCGGCTGTGCTTTACCCGGCTCCTCTTCCTCAGTACGAGGGTCTCTCCGCACCAAAACCAGCTGAAGCACCAAAACCCTCTGAGACACAAAGAGATGCCACTGGTTCAGGCAAAAACTCAGGG AATAAAAAGAGGAAATCCAGAGGGAAGGGGAAGAAGACGAGCACTGAGGAGAGCAGGGGGGATGATGGAGAGGAAAACGACAGAGAAGCAGTGCCTGTACTCCAGAAAGGAGGGGGAAGAGATGAAGTCCAGGTGGAGGCAGAGTCCTTGTCCAAATTCTCTGCTCCATCTCTCTACCCCTCCTGGAAAAGAACCAGTTCTGACTCTGAGTTTTCGGACCCAGAAGGCAGCGCGCAGTGCAAATTAAG GCTTTACCATGGTCGTGTGCGTCAGGGAGCACTGCACTGTCTGCTAGCAGTGGCCAAAGGTGTAGAGAAGAGGACTCTGTATGGGTACTGGTCCTCCTTCATCCCTGACTCTCCTCCTATTGGGGGACCGCCGCCTCTCACTCTCCTGACAATCATACTGAAAGACCCCTCACCAAAG gtgcgtgcgtgtgcgcttCAGGTGTTGTCGGCCATGCTGGACGGCTCCCGTCAGTTCCTGGCTGTAGCCGAGGACACAGCGTCTCCTCGTACATCTTACACCCCTTTCTCCTTCTTGCTCGCCACTGCTGTCAGAGAGCTGCACCGCGCTCTCAGTCTGGCTCTGCTGGCTGAGACCTCCCCtcagacactcacacaggtCATAAAG TGTCTGGCCTACCTGGTGGCAAACGCTCCCTACCACCGTCTCAGACCTGGCCTGCTCAGCCCACTCTGGAAGCAGATGCGTCCCTATGTGCGCCACAGAG ATGTGAACGTTCGTGTGTCAGTCCTGACTCTTTATGGGGCTCTGGTGACGACTCAGGCTCCTCTCCCCGAggtgcagctcctcctccaacagccagagggcagcagcagcggcggctcATTCACGCCGAAGGACTCGGCCCTCAGCTGGAGACAAAGAGACGGTGTGTCCTCGCCCTCTCGCACGCCACTCACACCCTCCCCCCGCGGCCCCCGCACACCGGCAGAGGAGGCCAGTTCCCCGCCGTGgttgctgcagctgtgtgtgtcactgGTGACTCAGCCTAGAGAGGACCAATCAGACAGTGATGGGGCGGGGACAGGAGGAGGCCTTGCTTTAGAGCCATCCCCTGTTCGACTAGAGGCTTTACAG GTCATGTCCCACCTGGTGCGTGGCTACTTCTCTCGCGCCCAAGCATGTCTGTGTGAGATTGGGCAGGTGAGCGCTCGTTGCCTTGGGGAGACTGACCCCTCCATACAACTGCACGGAGCAAAG ttactGGAGGAGTTGGGGACAGGAATAATCCAGCAGTACAGAGCGGAGAACAACGTGCCCGAGAGCTCGAGGGTCCCCATGAGCCAA GTGGTGCTGTTTTGGTCAGAGGTCTTGAGTGGTCCTCTGAACCGAGCGCTGCAGAACGAACAGCATCCAACGCTGCAGACGAGCGCCTGCGACACGCTGTCCTCCATCCTGCCGCAGGCCTTCGCACAGCTGCCG gaCAAAACTCAGCTGATGTGCATCACCGTGCTGCTGGGGCTGACCTACAGTGAAAACTATCTGGTGAAGACCGCAGCCGTCAGAGCTTTGGGAGTCTACATACTGTTCCCCTGTCTGAGAGAG GATGTGATGTTTGTGGCGGACACGGCCAACACCATCCTTGCTGCACTTGATGATCGATCTCCAAACGTCCGCGCCAAGGCAGCCTGGTCCCTGGGCAACCTCACAGACACGCTTATCGTTAATAT GGAGAGTGTTGGTGTAGACTTCCAAGAAGAGTTATCGGACATGCTGCTGCTCAAGATGTTGCAGGCAGCCACCCGAGCGTCGGCCGACAAAGACCGA GTGAAGTCTAACGCGGTGCGAGCACTCGGGAATCTGCTTCATTTCCTGCGTCAGAGTCAGCTGAGCCGGGCTGTGTTCCAACGCCCACTGGAAGACGCGGTCCGTGCTCTGGTTAAGACTGTCCAATCAGAAGCCACTATGAAGGTCCGCTGGAATGCCTGTTACGCATTGGGAAATGCTTTCAGAAACCCCGCCTTGTCACTTG ATTCAGCCACGTGGTCTGGTGATGcattctcctccctctgccatGTTGTCACTTCCTGTAAGAACTTCAAGGTGCGGATCAAGTCTGCCGCCGCCCTGGCAGTCCCCAGCAGCCGTGGCTGCTACGGGGACATGGAGCGGTTCAGCTGCGTGTGGCGTTCGCTGGCTACAGCACTGGAGAACAGCGAAGACACAAACGACTTCTTGGAGTACCGCTACAGCGCCAGCCTGCGACACACGCTCTCAAAAGCTCTCCTGCACCTGCTCAGCGTCAGCCAGCAGCAGGACATGCCCGCCCTTGGGGCGTCGCTGGacggggaggaggggagggccATCAAAGAGCATTTGATCAAATATGTCAGAgcggaggaaggaggagaaggggagcagggagagaaagaagcagGGGGGGACAGTTCTACTCCTCAGCAGAGAGTTGGAGGTCTGCAGCAGACGCTGATTAGACTGAAGGAGCTGAAGGctgaagcagaggaggagaggggtaAAGAGGTGGTGGTTCAGTTTCTGGAGGATTTGCTGAAGTCCTGTGAAGAGCCATAA
- the dynll2b gene encoding dynein, light chain, LC8-type 2b, whose product MSEKKAVIKNADMSDDMQQDAVDCAMQAMEKYNIEKDIAAYVKKEFDKKYNPTWHCIVGRNFGSYVTHETKHFIYFYLGQVAILLFKSG is encoded by the exons ATGAGTGAGAAGAAAGCGGTGATCAAGAATGCTGACATgtcagatgacatgcagcaggATGCTGTGGACTGTGCCATGCAGGCTATGGAAAAATACAACATTGAGAAGGATATTGCTGCTTATGTCAAAAAG GAGTTTGACAAGAAGTACAACCCCACATGGCACTGCATTGTTGGGAGGAACTTCGGCAGCTATGTGACGCACGAGACGAAGCATTTCATCTACTTTTACCTGGGCCAAGTGGCCATTCTGCTTTTCAAGTCAGGCTGA